In one Pseudomonas sp. SCA2728.1_7 genomic region, the following are encoded:
- a CDS encoding META domain-containing protein, with product MKRFALTAMVGVGLVGCAAEPVQLQQNRSYILEWIGERPLMDYSHLTVTLGDDGRAYGNGGCNHWFAPYTLNGDKLTFGKIGKTRKLCAPALMEQEQRFLQALEHVERWDISPIEQMRFWPAEGKPLRWWLEEG from the coding sequence ATGAAACGCTTTGCCCTGACCGCTATGGTCGGTGTGGGTCTGGTGGGTTGCGCGGCAGAGCCTGTGCAACTGCAACAGAACCGCAGCTACATTCTGGAGTGGATCGGCGAGCGGCCGTTGATGGATTACAGCCATCTGACCGTGACCCTGGGCGATGATGGCCGCGCCTACGGCAACGGTGGCTGCAACCATTGGTTCGCGCCGTACACGTTGAACGGTGACAAGCTGACCTTCGGCAAAATCGGCAAGACCCGCAAGCTCTGTGCACCAGCGCTGATGGAGCAGGAACAACGCTTTCTGCAGGCGCTGGAGCATGTCGAGCGCTGGGACATCTCGCCGATCGAGCAGATGCGCTTTTGGCCGGCTGAAGGCAAGCCGTTGCGTTGGTGGCTCGAAGAGGGTTAA